Proteins from one uncultured Cohaesibacter sp. genomic window:
- the cbiM gene encoding cobalt transporter CbiM — protein sequence MAHIPDGILSAPVLIGGAAVALGGVTLGLRSLSDRAIPRAAILSAAFFTASLVSVPVGPSSVHLLLSGLMGIMLGVAIFPAVGVALILQALLFGFGGLTTLGVNTVNIALPGFILAMAIGPLIRSSHSNAMRTGLSALIGALSVLGTGGLVALSLALSAPEYTPVASVVLATYLPLALAEAFVTAAVVGFLSRVQPDALNLATGAAAS from the coding sequence ATGGCACATATCCCTGACGGCATACTCAGTGCACCGGTCCTGATTGGCGGCGCTGCTGTCGCCCTTGGCGGCGTAACGCTGGGCCTGCGCAGCTTGAGTGATCGGGCCATTCCCCGCGCAGCCATTCTTTCAGCGGCCTTTTTCACAGCGTCGCTGGTTTCCGTGCCCGTCGGCCCGTCGAGTGTGCATCTGTTATTGTCAGGGCTCATGGGCATCATGCTTGGCGTTGCCATTTTCCCCGCCGTCGGGGTTGCCCTTATTTTGCAGGCATTGCTGTTCGGCTTTGGTGGTCTGACGACATTGGGCGTCAACACCGTCAATATCGCCCTACCCGGCTTTATCCTTGCCATGGCCATTGGCCCGCTCATCCGCTCATCACACTCCAACGCCATGCGAACGGGTCTGTCTGCGCTTATCGGGGCCCTGTCTGTGCTCGGAACAGGGGGGCTTGTGGCGCTCTCACTGGCACTCTCGGCTCCGGAATATACGCCCGTCGCCAGTGTCGTGCTGGCCACCTACCTGCCCTTGGCTCTGGCTGAAGCTTTCGTCACGGCGGCAGTGGTAGGCTTTCTCTCTCGCGTTCAGCCCGATGCATTGAACCTTGCAACCGGAGCTGCGGCTTCATGA
- a CDS encoding DUF4198 domain-containing protein has protein sequence MRSLAPSFAALACLALFAAPASAHFQEIIPSADVVPEGGEVSIEMVFTHPFEGGPVMEMKKPVEMGVFKAGTTTDLLPEIKQSEIDGKTIWSLETELVEPGASIFYVEPQPYWEPAEGKYIIHYAKVVVDNYASGEGWDELVGLPVEIHPLTRPTGLWAGNVFSGVVLKDGNPVPFAEIEVEFINDASITAPNDAFITQVIKADANGTFTYAMPHAGWWGFAALVDGNEPMTSPEGKDVPVELGALMWVKTTDMSGK, from the coding sequence ATGCGCTCTCTTGCCCCCTCCTTCGCCGCGCTCGCTTGTCTTGCCCTCTTTGCCGCTCCGGCCTCGGCTCATTTTCAGGAAATCATCCCCTCCGCAGATGTCGTACCCGAAGGCGGTGAAGTGAGCATCGAGATGGTCTTCACCCACCCCTTCGAAGGCGGACCGGTTATGGAGATGAAAAAGCCTGTAGAAATGGGTGTCTTCAAGGCTGGCACAACGACCGATCTGCTTCCCGAGATCAAGCAGTCCGAGATCGATGGGAAGACCATATGGAGCCTTGAAACCGAGCTTGTTGAGCCGGGAGCATCGATTTTCTATGTCGAACCGCAACCCTATTGGGAACCTGCTGAAGGCAAATATATCATTCATTACGCCAAGGTGGTCGTGGACAATTATGCATCAGGCGAAGGCTGGGATGAGCTTGTCGGTTTGCCGGTTGAAATCCACCCCCTCACCCGCCCGACCGGCTTGTGGGCAGGCAATGTCTTTTCCGGCGTGGTGCTCAAGGATGGAAATCCTGTACCGTTCGCGGAAATCGAGGTTGAGTTTATCAATGACGCCTCTATAACTGCCCCTAACGATGCCTTCATTACGCAAGTGATCAAAGCCGATGCCAACGGCACCTTCACCTACGCCATGCCCCACGCAGGCTGGTGGGGATTTGCGGCCCTGGTAGATGGCAATGAGCCAATGACCTCGCCTGAGGGCAAGGACGTGCCGGTAGAACTGGGCGCCCTGATGTGGGTGAAAACGACAGATATGAGCGGGAAATAA
- a CDS encoding FadR/GntR family transcriptional regulator: MKDRKKRVSGLKPLPQQGRSEQVIKALAKFITRQKMVPGDRLPPERDLAEALGVARTSVREAVSQLAALGILEPRIGSGTFLLRTITSDTVYMPLSLDTDGLEDLLLKALEVRRGIEVEASIAAAKRRTEEDIVRMEDALIHMESLFKPEGGSGPADLAFHLSIYDAAHNPLFRQLLEQFRDLFERFWTRPYGRPDFASNSFPYHRTLFEAIRDQDPHRAEQETRKLLNSVEDDIRMMKP; this comes from the coding sequence TTGAAAGACAGGAAAAAGCGCGTCTCAGGGTTGAAACCGCTTCCCCAACAGGGGCGGAGCGAGCAAGTGATCAAGGCTCTGGCCAAGTTCATCACGCGGCAAAAAATGGTGCCGGGTGATCGCTTGCCGCCTGAGCGGGATTTGGCGGAAGCGTTGGGCGTGGCGCGGACCAGCGTGCGGGAAGCTGTCAGTCAATTGGCTGCCCTTGGCATTCTGGAACCTCGCATCGGGTCGGGTACATTTTTGCTGCGTACAATAACGTCCGATACCGTTTATATGCCGCTCTCTCTGGATACTGACGGGCTTGAAGATCTGCTGCTCAAGGCGCTGGAAGTGCGGCGCGGTATCGAGGTGGAAGCTTCTATCGCTGCTGCCAAGCGACGCACCGAGGAAGACATCGTGCGGATGGAAGACGCGCTTATCCATATGGAAAGTCTGTTCAAGCCCGAAGGGGGCAGCGGTCCGGCGGATCTTGCGTTTCACCTGTCCATATATGATGCCGCTCATAACCCGCTATTTCGCCAGCTTCTGGAGCAGTTCCGCGATCTGTTCGAACGCTTCTGGACGCGTCCCTATGGACGGCCAGACTTTGCCTCCAATTCCTTTCCCTATCACCGGACCCTTTTTGAAGCGATCCGTGATCAAGACCCTCATAGAGCCGAACAGGAGACCCGAAAGCTCCTCAATTCGGTAGAAGACGACATCAGGATGATGAAACCATGA
- a CDS encoding aldose 1-epimerase, translated as MSLIALDYGEFFATLSTRGGALWSFEMRHQGQTFPLLQIRGDAASDGAGLSGCFPLVPFGNRVRDNGFVLAGKHHVFLANTDDDPFYLHGDGWLGEWHIVEHSQSRCLLSFEKQQDAQGAASPYVYRATEDITLDDEGLILTLTVTNQGDETLPFGLGWHPFFPLTSRTKLTARASHYWTEESDRLPGSRETLPCALDFNEARPLPDHWVNNGFEGWDGLAEIVWSDDNLILEIRASDLFTRYQIFVSDISFDPTYKKDFFCFEPMSHAVDAHNQAGLAGLRLLEPGASLCGSMRLHPRIG; from the coding sequence ATGTCTCTGATCGCTCTGGACTATGGAGAGTTTTTTGCGACGCTTTCAACGCGTGGTGGGGCACTCTGGTCTTTTGAGATGCGGCATCAGGGCCAGACTTTTCCGTTGCTTCAGATAAGGGGCGATGCTGCAAGCGACGGTGCAGGTCTGTCGGGCTGCTTTCCTCTTGTGCCGTTTGGCAATCGCGTGCGAGACAATGGCTTTGTGCTCGCAGGGAAGCATCATGTCTTTCTTGCCAACACGGATGATGACCCCTTCTATCTGCATGGGGATGGCTGGTTGGGGGAGTGGCATATTGTCGAGCACTCGCAAAGTCGCTGCCTGCTCTCTTTCGAAAAGCAACAGGACGCACAGGGCGCTGCGTCTCCTTATGTCTATCGGGCGACCGAGGACATTACGCTTGATGATGAGGGACTGATCCTTACCCTCACTGTGACCAATCAGGGGGATGAGACCCTTCCCTTCGGGCTTGGCTGGCACCCCTTCTTTCCGTTGACATCACGCACCAAATTGACCGCTCGCGCTTCTCACTATTGGACCGAGGAGAGTGACCGCCTGCCGGGGTCTAGAGAGACCCTTCCTTGTGCTCTGGATTTCAATGAGGCTCGGCCTCTGCCGGATCATTGGGTGAATAACGGCTTTGAAGGATGGGATGGCTTGGCAGAGATTGTGTGGTCTGACGACAATCTCATCTTGGAGATCAGAGCAAGCGACCTGTTTACGCGCTATCAGATTTTCGTCTCCGATATCTCATTTGATCCGACCTACAAGAAGGATTTTTTCTGTTTCGAGCCAATGTCCCACGCGGTGGATGCGCATAATCAGGCGGGACTGGCTGGCTTGCGTCTGCTTGAGCCCGGCGCGAGTCTTTGCGGTTCAATGCGCCTTCATCCGAGGATAGGCTGA
- the cbiQ gene encoding cobalt ECF transporter T component CbiQ, which yields MRSSLLPEDLRIRLIVVFLAVCIFSQLQSLEAAFLACIGSLILGVTERIERNLWRRLMHIEGFVLLIFITMPFLLPGTSLFSIGPLHASLEGLARAALIGCKVSASVLLLMIFLGPIEPICLGAALYALKLPESLVRLFVMTVRYVSVIRMEATRLHKAMKARAFQPGTNRHTYTSYGNLIGMLLVRSLDRAHRVENAMLCRGYTGRYPYAELSAPKPMDWIAGAVLLALALGILLMDKIPF from the coding sequence ATGAGATCAAGCCTGCTGCCAGAAGACCTGCGAATTCGGTTGATTGTCGTCTTCCTGGCGGTTTGTATCTTTTCCCAATTGCAGAGTCTTGAAGCAGCTTTCCTTGCCTGTATCGGGAGCCTCATTCTTGGTGTAACCGAAAGAATTGAGCGCAACTTGTGGCGAAGGCTGATGCATATCGAAGGCTTCGTGCTCTTGATTTTCATCACGATGCCCTTCCTCCTACCCGGCACATCCCTTTTCAGCATCGGGCCACTGCATGCCTCTCTGGAAGGCTTAGCGAGAGCTGCATTGATCGGCTGCAAGGTCTCGGCCTCTGTGCTGCTTTTGATGATCTTTCTTGGCCCAATAGAGCCGATCTGCCTTGGCGCAGCGCTCTATGCCTTGAAACTGCCGGAAAGTCTGGTGCGCCTGTTCGTAATGACAGTGCGCTATGTGTCCGTCATCCGCATGGAGGCGACCCGTTTGCACAAGGCCATGAAGGCAAGGGCCTTTCAACCGGGCACGAACCGCCACACCTATACCAGCTATGGCAACCTGATCGGCATGCTTCTGGTCCGTTCCCTCGATCGGGCACACAGGGTGGAAAATGCCATGCTGTGCCGGGGTTACACCGGCCGCTATCCCTATGCAGAATTGAGCGCGCCCAAACCAATGGATTGGATTGCCGGAGCTGTTTTGTTGGCATTGGCGCTCGGCATTCTCCTCATGGACAAGATTCCTTTCTAG
- a CDS encoding cobalamin biosynthesis protein CbiL → MMRFLFIALASLALFANPANAHKLKVFATVKGDHIAGYAFFIGGGRAQGTNWVAKDAAGAVVAEGTTDMEGNYDFIPPKPAPSDITITVNTQEGHIASALVAVDRLGGTSMNPPQTGSQNNTLQTSPASQPETAPQLPSASQLEPMIEAAVQRQIEPLLERIEQMDSQMRFTDIISGIFLIIGLAGIGLWARSRR, encoded by the coding sequence ATGATGCGGTTTCTATTCATTGCCCTTGCATCCCTTGCGCTCTTCGCAAACCCGGCCAACGCGCACAAACTGAAAGTCTTTGCCACCGTCAAGGGCGATCATATTGCCGGATATGCCTTTTTCATTGGAGGCGGACGTGCGCAAGGGACCAATTGGGTGGCCAAAGATGCCGCCGGTGCAGTTGTGGCTGAGGGTACCACGGACATGGAGGGGAACTATGATTTTATTCCTCCCAAGCCCGCTCCCTCTGACATTACCATCACGGTCAACACACAGGAAGGCCATATCGCCTCCGCTCTTGTCGCGGTAGACCGCTTGGGTGGTACAAGCATGAATCCTCCTCAAACCGGCTCGCAAAACAACACCCTTCAAACATCCCCTGCCAGCCAGCCAGAAACAGCGCCCCAACTCCCGTCTGCATCTCAGTTGGAGCCGATGATCGAAGCAGCGGTTCAGCGACAGATCGAGCCGCTTCTGGAGCGCATTGAGCAAATGGATAGCCAGATGCGCTTTACGGATATCATTTCAGGCATCTTCCTCATCATAGGCCTTGCGGGCATTGGCCTATGGGCGCGGTCTCGCCGATGA
- a CDS encoding ABC transporter permease, producing MSDETLNTSSANARETFYEATAGRIGIHNMSLILALLVLLVLFGTLRGDVFFSMRNFLNMGMGIAILGVLAISQTAVVISGRMDISVGSIVGLTTVATATAIQVTDSATLGIFFGILVGALAGLFNGTIITYGRVNHIIVTLGTMAIFRGVAFIISDGQSISIFNDTFRLIGIGRFLGIPMPIWILILTAIVFHIFLSKSIVGRNFYAIGGNPIVARFAGINLSRYSIGTFVMSGAVAGIGGILLAARTGSGQPISGSQGLELEAITAAFLGGCAMQGGKGSVIGALLGVAVIGILNNGMILTSVPTFYQLLAKGSLLILAVVFAEFQQNRQ from the coding sequence ATGTCTGATGAAACACTAAATACAAGCAGTGCCAACGCGCGCGAGACCTTCTATGAAGCAACCGCCGGCCGCATCGGCATTCACAATATGAGTCTTATTCTGGCTCTGCTCGTTCTACTTGTGCTGTTTGGCACGTTGCGCGGAGATGTCTTCTTCTCCATGCGGAATTTCCTGAATATGGGGATGGGAATTGCCATTCTGGGCGTGCTGGCCATATCCCAGACTGCGGTGGTGATCTCCGGGCGCATGGATATTTCGGTGGGCTCCATCGTCGGGTTGACGACGGTGGCGACTGCAACGGCCATTCAGGTGACGGACTCGGCCACTCTGGGTATCTTTTTCGGCATTCTTGTCGGAGCTTTGGCTGGTCTTTTCAACGGAACGATCATTACTTATGGGCGCGTCAATCATATCATCGTGACATTGGGCACCATGGCCATTTTCCGCGGTGTCGCCTTCATTATCTCCGATGGGCAGTCGATTTCGATCTTCAATGATACCTTCCGCCTGATCGGTATCGGCCGTTTTCTGGGTATTCCCATGCCGATCTGGATTCTGATCCTGACTGCGATTGTCTTTCATATCTTCCTGTCGAAATCCATCGTGGGGCGGAACTTTTATGCCATTGGTGGCAACCCGATCGTGGCGCGCTTTGCGGGCATCAATCTCAGCCGCTACAGCATCGGGACCTTCGTAATGAGTGGCGCGGTTGCAGGCATCGGAGGTATTCTGCTTGCTGCCCGTACCGGGTCCGGTCAGCCGATTTCCGGGTCACAAGGGTTGGAGCTTGAGGCCATTACCGCTGCGTTCCTGGGGGGCTGCGCCATGCAGGGCGGCAAGGGCAGTGTCATCGGCGCGTTGCTTGGTGTCGCCGTTATCGGCATCCTCAACAACGGCATGATCCTGACCTCGGTTCCCACCTTCTATCAGCTGTTGGCCAAGGGATCGCTGTTGATCCTCGCTGTGGTCTTTGCCGAATTCCAGCAAAACAGACAATAA
- the nikR gene encoding nickel-responsive transcriptional regulator NikR, with protein MNSMTRTTITLDAELTEVLDRFIARSGASNRSEAIRDLIRRGLAAMPAEEQTANCIAVVSCTVDHSVVGLEKKLQRGRHDRHGQILYSTSLPIDHDHAFDVTVLRGSVEQVNDYAQALFLERGIKHGSASLTPVDEDVQQHSHAESAPKEHVHFKVRESF; from the coding sequence ATGAACAGCATGACGCGGACAACCATAACTCTGGACGCAGAATTGACCGAGGTTCTGGATCGTTTCATTGCCCGTTCGGGGGCCTCCAATCGCTCAGAGGCCATAAGGGACCTGATCCGGCGGGGGCTTGCCGCCATGCCGGCTGAAGAGCAGACGGCCAATTGTATCGCCGTTGTGTCCTGCACCGTGGATCATTCCGTTGTCGGGCTGGAGAAAAAGCTGCAACGGGGGCGGCACGATAGGCACGGGCAGATTCTCTATTCCACGAGCCTGCCCATTGATCATGATCACGCCTTTGATGTGACCGTATTGCGTGGCTCTGTCGAGCAAGTGAATGATTATGCGCAGGCCCTGTTTCTGGAGCGGGGGATCAAGCATGGATCTGCCTCTCTTACTCCTGTTGATGAGGATGTACAGCAGCATTCGCATGCAGAGTCTGCCCCCAAGGAACACGTGCATTTCAAAGTGCGTGAGAGCTTCTAG
- a CDS encoding beta-L-arabinofuranosidase domain-containing protein: protein MKQDSPDMDAPFSRQAQRFQPVDHAHVRFTEGFWKSWQDIVRDITIPTQYKRLEEEKFLEVLDFKSPPGPLARPIQPSGLSMQHFFDSDFGKWIEAASYMLKYQRNPDIEAKIDDIVARLGEGQMPDGYLNSWFIRREPEKRWTNLRDLHEMYSMGHLLEGAIAYYEATGKRAFLDTMLKAVDHIITQFGTEDGKLKGYDAHAEVELALMKLYRLTGEHRHLQLARYFVDERGQMPSYFDEEARKRGEKPDDYVYKTYAYSQAHKPVREQEEVEGHAVRATYLFSAMADLAFETKDPTLWTALEKLFAHMTSKLLYVTGGIGSSGDNEGFTRDFDLPNETAYAETCAAIALGFWVSRMAQIDLDSRYTDILELIAYNGALSGIARDGEHYFYENVLESHGQHRRWKWHYCPCCPTNIARFIASLGGYVYSSTKDALAVHLYAAGEAAIMLGDQSVRITQKTAYPWDGDIRLSLDLDEALDFTLHLRIPGWCDNASIEINGEAINLSDVTVKGYANLTRCWQRSDEIRLILPMPAVRLYAHPDVSEDFGRVAIKRGPLVYCAEEADLDFPPQRLRLPVDARFKASFEKDLLGGTTILTCKAQAADDTSWGDGLYSKSKVRMTETTLTAIPYHLWANRQKGGMLVWLQEEA, encoded by the coding sequence ATGAAGCAAGACAGCCCGGATATGGACGCCCCTTTCTCCCGCCAAGCCCAACGCTTCCAACCGGTGGATCATGCTCATGTGCGTTTCACTGAAGGCTTCTGGAAGAGCTGGCAGGATATCGTGCGCGATATCACTATCCCGACCCAGTATAAGCGACTGGAAGAAGAGAAATTTCTCGAGGTTCTCGACTTCAAGAGTCCTCCTGGCCCCCTCGCCCGCCCCATCCAGCCTTCAGGTCTGTCGATGCAGCATTTTTTCGATAGCGACTTTGGCAAATGGATCGAAGCAGCCAGTTACATGCTCAAATATCAGCGCAACCCGGACATCGAGGCCAAGATAGATGATATTGTCGCAAGGCTTGGTGAAGGCCAGATGCCCGATGGCTATCTCAATTCATGGTTTATCCGCCGCGAGCCGGAAAAGCGCTGGACCAACCTGCGCGACCTGCATGAAATGTACTCAATGGGGCATCTGCTTGAAGGGGCGATTGCCTATTATGAGGCCACCGGCAAGCGGGCTTTTCTGGACACCATGCTCAAGGCCGTGGATCACATCATCACCCAATTCGGCACCGAAGATGGCAAGCTCAAGGGCTATGACGCCCATGCCGAAGTGGAATTGGCATTAATGAAACTCTATCGGTTAACTGGAGAGCACAGGCATCTACAACTGGCCCGCTATTTCGTCGATGAACGCGGGCAGATGCCATCCTACTTTGATGAAGAAGCCCGAAAACGCGGCGAAAAGCCAGATGACTATGTCTACAAGACCTATGCCTATTCACAGGCGCACAAACCCGTCCGCGAGCAGGAAGAAGTGGAAGGTCACGCCGTGCGTGCCACCTATCTCTTCAGCGCCATGGCTGATCTGGCCTTCGAAACCAAAGACCCTACACTCTGGACCGCGCTGGAAAAGCTGTTTGCCCACATGACATCCAAACTGCTCTATGTCACAGGCGGCATCGGCTCTTCGGGCGACAATGAAGGCTTTACGCGGGATTTTGATCTACCCAACGAAACCGCCTATGCGGAAACCTGCGCGGCCATCGCCCTTGGTTTCTGGGTGAGCCGCATGGCCCAGATCGATCTTGATTCCCGCTACACCGATATCCTCGAACTGATCGCCTATAATGGCGCCCTCTCTGGCATCGCGCGGGATGGAGAGCATTATTTCTATGAGAATGTGCTGGAAAGCCATGGCCAGCACCGGCGCTGGAAATGGCACTACTGCCCGTGCTGCCCCACCAATATCGCCCGCTTCATCGCCTCACTGGGAGGGTATGTCTATAGTAGCACCAAGGACGCACTAGCCGTTCATCTCTACGCCGCCGGAGAAGCCGCCATCATGCTGGGGGATCAGTCTGTGCGCATCACGCAGAAAACCGCCTATCCCTGGGATGGCGATATCCGCCTTAGCCTTGATCTCGACGAAGCCTTGGACTTCACGCTGCATCTGCGGATCCCCGGCTGGTGCGACAACGCAAGCATCGAGATAAATGGAGAGGCCATCAATCTTTCAGATGTCACAGTCAAGGGCTATGCCAACCTGACCCGCTGCTGGCAGAGGAGCGATGAAATCCGCCTGATTTTGCCCATGCCAGCTGTACGGCTCTATGCCCATCCCGATGTTTCGGAAGATTTTGGCCGTGTTGCCATCAAGCGCGGACCGCTTGTCTACTGCGCTGAAGAGGCTGATCTGGACTTTCCTCCCCAGCGCCTGCGTTTGCCTGTCGATGCACGTTTCAAGGCCTCATTTGAAAAAGACCTTCTGGGAGGCACGACAATTCTGACATGCAAAGCTCAGGCAGCAGATGACACAAGCTGGGGCGACGGGCTTTATTCCAAAAGCAAGGTCCGCATGACCGAGACCACATTGACAGCCATTCCCTATCATCTGTGGGCCAACAGGCAAAAGGGAGGCATGCTGGTCTGGCTTCAAGAAGAGGCCTGA
- a CDS encoding GGDEF domain-containing protein, whose amino-acid sequence MVADVPRDQILIQVYAGGCGRDSLQSLQAVLVNAFPGVAILGATTEGEILGKTTSQNTIVISLSVFEDTKVKTLYADDSKPEAVHRFAKEISAQGATAAILFRCGATDGHLQRSLDYIQAIGFENPGLVLAGGQAGVGDEYIDTFVFNEHFLSSHGSVIATLSGPDLHAESLRIDGWEQIGREMQITRAEGERVYEIDERNVIDTYKHYLGVDIDLAKLQNPTLEFPLTCVRDGILMKNVPVTYHPDGAIEFLFPFKEGEKIKFSFCDISKLHQDLKQMQSRVATLKPDAIFFFSCSGRKMILGNKISGETQGFSHLCDSTGFFTSSEFYSGGNHSSVSLIQNMTMLVLSEGNKKEKPVQWGVPTQQHSEEELQSIKTLKILTNLISATSRELEESNRALYEMAVLDSMTGLLNRRSFDVMMKSELRRHVRSLEPMSLLLIDIDYFKQYNDLYGHVAGDDCLEKVGAIVRDTLLRASDMAFRYGGEEMCCLLPATDFSGARHLVDRLQENVKAAGIAHERSDISSQLTVSIGFMTYHFRGKSLPDEDTVIQACDKMLYAAKQGGRNKAVGGELTL is encoded by the coding sequence ATGGTTGCAGATGTGCCTCGCGACCAGATTCTCATCCAGGTTTACGCCGGTGGATGCGGGCGCGACTCTCTACAGAGCCTGCAGGCTGTTCTGGTGAATGCCTTTCCCGGCGTGGCCATACTGGGGGCTACGACCGAAGGCGAGATACTGGGAAAGACCACCTCGCAAAACACCATCGTCATCAGCCTGTCGGTTTTTGAAGACACCAAGGTCAAGACACTTTACGCAGATGACAGCAAGCCGGAAGCGGTGCACAGATTTGCGAAGGAGATCAGTGCTCAGGGGGCAACAGCTGCCATTCTGTTTCGCTGCGGCGCCACGGATGGTCATTTGCAGCGCAGCCTTGATTATATTCAAGCCATCGGCTTTGAGAATCCCGGTCTTGTGCTTGCCGGAGGGCAGGCTGGCGTCGGGGATGAATATATCGATACCTTTGTCTTTAACGAGCATTTTCTTTCCAGCCATGGTTCTGTGATTGCAACCCTGAGCGGGCCCGATCTGCACGCGGAAAGCCTGCGGATTGATGGCTGGGAGCAGATCGGCAGAGAAATGCAGATCACCAGAGCTGAAGGGGAACGGGTTTATGAAATCGATGAACGCAACGTCATTGATACCTACAAGCATTATCTCGGGGTCGATATCGATCTGGCGAAATTGCAAAATCCGACGCTGGAATTTCCTCTGACCTGTGTCCGTGACGGCATCTTGATGAAAAATGTGCCGGTTACCTATCACCCAGATGGCGCGATCGAGTTTTTGTTTCCTTTCAAGGAAGGTGAAAAGATCAAGTTCAGCTTTTGCGACATTTCCAAACTGCATCAGGACCTCAAGCAGATGCAGAGCCGCGTTGCGACCTTGAAGCCGGACGCCATCTTCTTCTTTTCCTGCTCAGGACGGAAAATGATTCTTGGCAACAAGATCTCCGGTGAGACGCAGGGCTTTAGCCATCTGTGCGACAGCACCGGTTTCTTTACCTCATCGGAATTCTACTCTGGAGGCAACCATTCCAGTGTTTCACTGATCCAGAATATGACCATGCTGGTCTTGTCGGAAGGCAACAAAAAGGAAAAACCGGTGCAATGGGGCGTGCCCACCCAACAGCATTCCGAAGAAGAGCTGCAATCCATCAAGACGCTCAAGATTTTGACCAACCTGATCTCTGCCACATCGCGCGAATTGGAGGAATCCAATCGGGCCTTGTATGAAATGGCGGTTCTGGACAGCATGACGGGGCTGCTCAATCGCCGTTCCTTTGATGTGATGATGAAAAGCGAGCTGCGCCGTCATGTGCGCTCTTTAGAGCCGATGTCGCTGCTTCTGATCGATATCGACTATTTCAAGCAGTATAACGATCTTTATGGTCATGTGGCGGGGGACGATTGTCTTGAAAAGGTTGGCGCCATTGTCCGGGATACCCTTCTGCGCGCATCAGACATGGCTTTCCGCTATGGTGGAGAGGAAATGTGTTGTCTGCTGCCCGCCACGGATTTCAGCGGTGCGCGCCATCTGGTTGATCGCTTGCAGGAAAATGTGAAAGCGGCTGGAATTGCGCATGAACGCTCAGACATCTCTTCCCAACTGACCGTCAGCATTGGCTTTATGACCTATCATTTCAGGGGCAAAAGCCTGCCTGATGAAGATACGGTCATTCAGGCTTGTGACAAGATGCTCTATGCGGCAAAGCAGGGAGGCAGGAACAAGGCTGTTGGAGGAGAGCTGACCCTTTGA